In the genome of Lathyrus oleraceus cultivar Zhongwan6 chromosome 4, CAAS_Psat_ZW6_1.0, whole genome shotgun sequence, the window atataaattgttaattaataattaaatgtAAATAATATTACATCCCACAAACTCTTTatttattaacttaattaatttaataattaaatattaataaaatcTTATCTCACTAACCTTTTATTCTAATAAATCACAACATCAAAGCAACTAACCATTACTCGTACCGCGACCCAAGTTTATTTTAGTTGCACTATGATGGAAATTTAAAATATGATAATATTATTTTCATCAAAATTCCTTCTCACATATGTCAGTCCACTAAGTGACAAGCTCCAACACCAATAATTATAACAACTAACCATCATTTATACCTCACCTTTCTTCTCATCACGAAGCCACAATGTAATTATTAATAACTAATCACATTATTTATACCATCCATCTGTTTTTTTTAATCgtatttttttactttttacataaattttaaaagttaatagttgttattatattttaatttatgaCTTTTTTTCCTGTAATATCCCTAAATTTTAATATTTTGATATACTTTTTCTCCCTTcataataaataattaaaaataattttaaaaaaattatactTATTACTACTTTAACTTTAAAGAAACATAAAATTTTCACCAAAACTTAAAAAAGAATGGAGGAATTATTTAATATATGACCATGAGCGTAAGTATGGGTTACATTACCCTTGTTATTTGTTTCGTGAAGGGTTACACTACCCTTAAAACATTATGTTCTTTACTTTATACATTTTATACATGTTATTCTCTTTTTTCCCCTTCAATTCTTCCATAACTATTATATTTacttttgatttatttttcaaATCATTTATAAATATTTACTTAGCCACTTCTCAAATGATTTAAATATATACTTTTTTTAATTTTATGTTTGCCGTTAAATATGTTTTaagtttatttttaattgatCAAAAGATGAAAATGTTTGGTGTGTTAATAGTATGCTTTCTTTTTGGTGTGTTAATGCGAGTATAATTGCCAAAAAAAAAAGTCTTCAATCTCGTGAAGGTTTCTTATTCATTTGTCGATTTAAACTTCTCTTTCTTCTTTAGGATGGTGAAAAAGTGAAAAACCTTGTCTTCTACCCATAAAAGAAATTTGAAGAGGAGGGTAGACGTCTTGTCAATTGTTGGACCTTCTTAACTATGGTAGGGCTCCTCACGTTAATTATGTGGTGTTTCTTCCTAGGACCCCATATTTTGTAATAATGATAACGTTATCCTTCACATTATTTACCTTCTAAAGTTTTACATTCCCTAAAAATATTTTATAGACTATGAATCTGATAGTTATTTAAAATATCTgatatgaaaaaaaaaatttatgTTTTTTTATCGGACATTTAAATATCCGGTATGAGATATAATCAGATTTTTGGCAAAAATTTAGAAATCTCTTGAATTTTTACTAGATTTTTTTTTGCAAAGATTTAGAATTTATTAAAGTTTTATCGATTTTTAAGAAAAAATCCGGAAACATTTTTGAATTAGTTCTAGATTTTTAATAAAAGTCTGGATACATTTTGAAGTTTTACCGTTTGTTTAGGAAAAATCCAGAATTTGCAAGATTCTACCGTTAGTTCAGTATGCTTCAATTGTGCGGTCCAGATTCTGATGGTTCTCCTGTGGGTTTTGTCCAGTTTTTCACCATTGACGTGGTATGTTTTACATAAATGGTTCCTTTTTATTTATGATATCTCTGACATTGATAATTTATTTGTATATGTTGTAAATGTCAAATATTTCCCTCTTGGGCTGACGTTTTGGTATGGGTTCAGTTTATTGGTAAACAACatggtattattgttgttgatattcGTTCTAATACTGCAAATGGGATGAGATGGAGGAAAGATAAATTGATTATGGATTGTGAGAGAGGAGAAAACTACAAGAAAAAGAATGTGATTGCAGGAAGTTATACTATAAAAGTGAAATGTCCATTTATGCTGAGATCTGTGTCAAGTGGAAGTGGTTGGAAGGTTACAGTTAGGTGTGAGTTTCACAATAATACACTTTCTAAGGACTTAGAAAGGGATGGTGTATTAGGTCGTTTAAAATATCATGAAAGAAAGTTTGTGAATGACATGACCAAACATAATATGACTCCCAGATACATAGTTGTTGCTTTGAAAGATAGAGATATAGAAAATCTAACGAGTGTTGCCCATATCTACAAGGCAAGATCTGCATA includes:
- the LOC127137155 gene encoding uncharacterized protein LOC127137155; its protein translation is MLQLCGPDSDGSPVGFVQFFTIDVFIGKQHGIIVVDIRSNTANGMRWRKDKLIMDCERGENYKKKNVIAGSYTIKVKCPFMLRSVSSGSGWKVTVRCEFHNNTLSKDLERDGVLGRLKYHERKFVNDMTKHNMTPRYIVVALKDRDIENLTSVAHIYKARSAYKTSKRGSLTEMQHMFSLIHEDKYIYWIMDSSNVVAHIF